The nucleotide window aaccaaaacaaaaatgaaaatacaaTCATGATCTCTGTGTTGAGTCACTAATTGCTCATGCAAGATTCCTGTCCACAGAGTTGGGGTTGCCTTTCACAACCTTGGCCAGTTCTACATTGCACAACGGAAGCTTGAAGAAGCTCGCACTTGCTATGAGGTgagaagttttatttttagtCCATGTTTTGTTGTTATGACTAGGTTCAACAACAGTGCCTATGTGGTCTTTGCTAtccttttattttcagtttgttTTTTATGGTATTTTGAGTCTTTATTTTAAAGTTCATTAAATAAATGTTTCTGTATTAAATCCCCTGCATCTCCTTCCAGTATACCATCAGCATCCTTTTTTAAGCAAGGCATGGATAATGTTTGTATTAATTTGGTGAACTTGTCCCTTAAAATTTGCTGACCCTTGCTGTTTTTTCACCTTGCTCCCTGATTAATGATACATTTGGACAGCGTGCTTTGAAGGTATTACACAAGGCTGCTTTTACTTTTTACGTGCATGTAGTAATGTAACTATTTATGCTGCTAACTCCAACGTTATGATCACCTTGCAGATTAAGGGCCGTGTTTTGGGTCTTAACCATTCAGATTATGCAGATACTATGTATCATCTTGGAACGGTAGTTTTTTAAATCCCTGTATGATAATATTGATTTGTACTGCATTCTTGGTTCTTTTCTGTGTCTAGAATGGAAAATAAACTCAAATTAAGATGTTCTCTTGTATAAACAGATTAAAGAGAATTGAGAGAAGCAAAGAACAGGTAGAAAGAGACGGAAAATGATAGAAGAAAGAGAGTAGAGAGAGTCAGAGACAGGATAAAATGAGAGCCAAATTAGGGTAAACTTAAAATCTGTATTCTCAATCAATATGTTAGAAGTATGAAACCCCGTTTTTCTAATTTGCGTCGTATGTTAAAAGTAAGAACTCCGTTATGAATTGGATAGTGAAGCTGCATAAATGTTTCCAATTTGTGAATGGGCATTTTTTTCATTGGAGATGTATTGAAAAATGTTTCCAACATATTCCCTTGcagtaaattatttaattagatTTCCGTTGGACTGCAGGTGCTACACctccaaggaaaagaaaaggattCTGAGGCCCTTATTCAGGATTCGATCAGAATACTTGAGGTCAACAGCTTGTACAGTATTTTGTTCACTGTTTGAATTTGACATTTACTATTCTAACACTCATTTGTTATTTGACTATATAGGATGGTGGCCTAGGGGAGTCAATGGTGTGTGTCAAGAGAATGCGATCTCTTGCTCAGGTTGTCCCTTCTTCCAGGTTTCCACTGTGACTCTTGTTTCACAAGACATAATTATATATGATGATTGGGTATGCATACCAAATGACAATTTGAATTGTGAGAGGAAGTCTTAACTCTCTTAGAAAGTTGATGAAGTTTATGTGTAAGGGCTTAACAATTACACCTTGTATGTTACAGAACCCTCCTCTTCAACTAATGCTCAAGATAAACCTCAAATTGCACCCCTCATCATAGCTTGCTGCTTTGGGCCTTGACTCtaaatttgttttataaccAGTTCGTCCATCCACACACTGTATTGGAAATTCTTGGATATAAGAACCAGACCGttctttatatattatattctaGAACTGTTGGATAGCGTAAAAAAACTTACAGCTGCTCTTATGTACCACTCGGATACATTTTGGTTATTGGACGTCTTCATCTTTCCCTTAAGTCTAATTAATTTCTTGCTTCTCTCTCTAGATATATACAAAATCCAATCGTTTTGCAGAGGCTGAGAACGTACAAAGAAAGATTCTACATATAATGGAATTAACGAAGGTTTAACATTTAACTGTTTTTATCTGTATCTTTTCATACTATATGCTAAAGTTAGTTTAGTTCATAAAGTTTCTTATAGATGTTTGGTGCGTGCTTAAATGAATTACTTTCTCCTGACTTGTTTTCTGTATACCTTCATGTTTGGCTATGTGGATGAGAGATTCTATTTACAAACATTTGTTACTGTCTGGCAATGCAGGGATGGAATTCAATGGAAACAGTTGTAACAGCTGAGGGGCTCGCACTGATCCTACAATCCGCCGGGAGCTTAAAGGATGCTGAAGAGCTTCTTGAAAGGTAAGAGCATTGTAATTGAAGATCAGATGACATGATTTTCCATTACTTAAGAGAATTTTGTTTACTACTTTCCTTGCAGATGTCTTGATGCTCGGACAACCTTACTTCCTGAAGATCATATCCAGGTTTTCTTTTGCACATTCAGCTCATGTAAATATCCCCAATAATGTGACATATATTCTGATTGCTTATGATTTTGGTTAGCATTCACTACACTTCGTCATATTTCATTATGAATACATGGCAATACTATTTATGCATTCACTGCACTTCGTCTTATTTCATTATGAATACATGGAAATGCTGTTTTGACTGGTTCTGATTCTTGAGAGCATTCACCTATACTTCGTCTGATTTCATTATAACAAGAAATTTATTGGCAAAAATCAATAATTCTGTACAACATAGACATGTGCAACAATTaactttaaataattaattgtgTGAAAAGACAAAAGAGGATATAATattgaaacttaaaataatatttCTATCTACACCCCTCAAACCCTAATATTTTCTCAACACAAATTCATCTTCCCAATCGTTCATCTGCTTTCCCCACAACCCCTAACATTTCATCAGCTGAAAGCTTACCAACTGATCAACATAATGTACAGTGTTTCGTCCTCTTCATCAACTAACATGTTCGATATTGTGCAATACAAAAAGGCGCTGCctaaatgaagaaataagaatTACTTAATGCTCATGGGAACAAATTAACAGTATTTTGGGTAGGAAGTTgtatgaaatttgaattttcatttcaagtgaaaaagaaaagtatGGCTGCAATAATTCACTTAAAGGAAAAGTTAGTGTGCACTTTGGATTAGGcctgattttattttattttttattttttgtcaatgGGCAGATTGGTGCAAATATGCTTCACATTGCTAGAGTGGCAATGCTCAATTCCAACCAACTAAAGAAGATGGACACTTCTAAAGCAATTTCTGAGCTTGACAAGGCCAGAGATAATTTAAATGAGTCCATAAGGTTTGTTTCATTTAGTCATAAATTTTACGCAACAGAATTTGTAACCATACAAATGAAAGTGATGATGCGTTGATCAATTACGATTTCATCAACCTATTTATTACCTTAAAGGACTAACTTGtttattttggtttgttttgattaTGTGATTTTCACATCCTCTTCGTTATATTACAGGGTATTTAGTACTATTTGTCCAGTAGTGATTTTTGCAAAAGTTGATATACATAATGGTTGagtctttttattttgttatgctTCTTATTTCGAAGATTCGATGACATGTTGGTGTAACTAAAATTGAACTGTTGCTTCAATATATTTTGCTAGATCCTGTCATATTAGGCTCTATTCATAATATGCTTGGGAAGAGGTCAATTTGAATAGGATAGATccctttttttcaaagcacggGTGTGCGgagaaattttattaaattttgtttcCCATTGGTTGACATAGTTGATCATTTATGGTAGGAATGGCCCCTTTAGAGCTACAATTTTAGGTTTTTAATAGCCCAAGATCTAAGTGGTGAACCAATCAAAgagtgaaaataaaaaatcttacgTAAATTTTGGTTCTACACCCTAAGCAATCAACCATGTCAACAAATGGGATCATAGTGAAAGAAAATATAGAATAAATGAGATTTTCTCAATGtgaaagaaagaagaactcATATTAGGTATCTCTATGGTTATGGCTTTGGCCAAGGAGAGAGAATGTTTCCTTGTGAGATGTACGGAGACATTGATTCGTACTTATAATTTCTATACTTTTTAAGTTGTGTGTTTCACTTTTTGATTCAGTTAAATAACGTAGGATAGAAAGCCCCTGGGGTTAGTCCAAGTGGGGAGGGAGGGTGCAGTAATGGGTTAGGATTAGGATTGGTGCAAGGTGTAATTCCCTTTATTGTAACCAAAAACTAAGAATGCATCATAAACTAGTTATTATTTATGagaaaaattgctttctttacaAAAACCAAGAATGTATCATGAATGGTTAGGATTGGGATTAGAATTCATCTGTGTAACTTTTTACAACTTTCTTTTTTCTGTAATAGGATAGCACGGTGTTCTTTGGATAAATCAATCAAGAAGAATAGAAAGATACAAAGTGATATTGGAAGGAGTTGTCGTGTGCCTTTGGTCATAATGGTCAGTTTTCTTCTGTGCAACAAATATTTACCTCTGCTGTATAATTCTCATCCTGTCTCTCTCTTCTCACACATGCGGGTCTTCTTATATGCGAGGATTTGGGACTGCAAATATCTAGTTCTGTACTATAAAATAAAGCCACACGCAGTTCTTGTTTAAAATTGTCCCTTTTTAGCAATATTTTTCTTGCTGGTACTAGCATGCATAATACATGTATATACACATTTTCCACTTTGAGTTTGATGGATGTATGTACTTACAGTTGCAAGCATTTGACGCTCTTAGCCTTGTGGCGATCGCTAAGCAAGAATTACAGGAATCAAAGGTTTAGTAATTTTTTCTGGTTGACCTACTACTATATACTGTCAATTCAAACTGGCTGACCTGTTACTATTCTTGTAAACTGTAGCAGGATGAGTGTTCACCTAACATCGAAGCTGAGGATGCACTATTTAGATGCATCTCTGCTTACAAAGAGGTACCTTTTTGTGTTCATAACTTAATTGCTCTCGCTCATTTTTATGGTTTTCTCCCCCTTCTAGGTggttattttaaataaatggtTGCGAATGCACTTAGGAGTAATTctttttgtatgttttttattttatttaaatattggaGAGCAATGAAGCTAATTGATTTTTCGTCAGACTTTACATCTGCTAACTTGTATACTGTATATGCTGTGTTGCTTAAGTTGTCGTAGGGCCCGAAGAAATGTCCATAGCTTACATTACGTGAAAATATTGCTAAAGTATTTGATATTCTTGTTCCGGTTCACTACCTATAGGCAGACATTGTCTCTGAGCTTAGTTCTACTACAGAAATCAGTCCAATTATTTAACTTTTCAGGAGTTACCTTTAAGTGACAGTGTTCATACTTCATTTTATTCTTAGCTAGGTATATTTTATTAAGGGCGATTTTGGGAGGGCCAGAATCACTTTTGGGGAGACACCTCCTATGTGCTTCTCCATAAAATCATTAAAAGTGATTACCACACTCCCAGACAGGCCCTTGGTAAAACAAGAAAATCTAACTCTCAAATAATAGGGTACCTACTTATCAAATATACTTGGGGAAGTCCGTGGTAAACTTTCACCTTTTGAAAATTGTGCTCAATCTGTTCACATGTTCAATAGACGACCAGTGTGATTATTGTTTCACAATTAACATCTGAGCCTTCTATTTTTGGACGTTCGATGCGCCTTCTTATAGTTGTGTTTGCATGTTGATTTGTTTCTCCTTATCGATTTGTAGTTTGTAACTGAGAAATCGGTTGCTGAGTTTCCTGAAGTGAAGGCAGAGTATCTTAAATGTTTGAAGCATCTTATAAGCTTAAATAGTGGTACCAGTACCCAAAGGTCACAGCAATCTACCAGGGTCAATCTGCAAGATCTGAGAGATGAAATCAAGCATCTTGAACTCGAACTCTCCCCGTCTAGGAAACGTAAAATCTAAGGCTGCTGTCAATGGTCGATTGTTGTTGCAGAAGCAGTTAcaggtaaaaataaatatttattcttGTCATTTCTTCTATCTACCGATGAATCTGATTTAGGACATTGCTTTCAAAAAACGCTCATAGCAAACGTTGACGGATCACTTCCACAAACTGACCCGCCAACATTTGTTATGATAATGACCATCAACAGATTGTAACTTTTGATTACATTAATTACATCAACGATAATGTTTTCGAAGTTGGAAGCTCAACGTCAGGTGTTATTGTCCAGGCACCCTTGTAATTAGCAGCACTAAATCACGGTGGATTCTCAGAAATGGTGGGGTGCGAGAAAAAGCATTGCTTCCCAATTCATGGTGGATTCTCAGTATTGTCGTCAGTTCTCATGGCAATAAGGGCGATTCGAGAGTCGAAAGGTGgttgaaccgtctattttttaagttgcagTTCATAGAtcattttcacaaaatattagccaactCAAAAATGTTTGAGACATTTAATTAacttcaaagaaattaacgaacACTATGTTCTATGAAGCTTAAAATTGCATTCTGACAATTAAATTGACAAATAGTTTCGGATTGAACAGTTAGGGCCTTTAGACTTGCATTAGTTTCGGATTGTATAAGCTCTGTTGCTTAAGTCTCCTTTAATTTCACTATGTTGAAGTTTAGGCCATTGTTAAACTTTTCAGTGGACCCAAACGCCCATTTCCATTGAATGTTCTTATTCAATTCTGACAATGCTAGCTGCAGCAAGACCAAATTGCACCCAAAGATGCAAGGAGTAGGATtatctcctctctttttttcccttcctttccctccccttctatttgaacggtcacggttaagttatgtcaacatcttatattaattttttataacaagggaaagacaaaataagagaatatgagaggaggggatggaaAGGGGAAGGAAGAGAATCCTAGTCCAAGATGCAAACACTCCCATGAGAGGATAATATATGACACCGATGTCTTGTACCAATGAAATAAAAACACGTCTATATTTGTTATTCTCATGTTCATGTTTTATTAGACAAGACAACACGTGGCGATGTATTGTCCCATATAAGTTGTTCTTCCACGAGAAATTTGATACCAtttattttaaggaaaattaaccaaaagggcttcaaaattttgaattttaaccaaaattcatatacaaactttatttaatgataaagataaaaaataaaaaataaaaaaaataaaaaacaatccaACCCAATCGCGTGTAAGCATGCACCAACCAATTCAATAATCAAATCAAGCATCTGATGTGACTGTGAGCAGATAGAACTGATAAGAAGACTAACGTGCAGTGCAAAATAAGTAGTGGGAGTAGTACAATGAATGATGAGATGgaatggatggatgaaataaattatttttaaaacatttcattggGAAGGAAAATGTGAGAGTGAAACTTCaatggctttttttttcttttagagagagagagaaatctgTTTACatacagaaagaaagaaaagaaaagtagtaaTTTTTAACAGAAAATCAACGGTGCAAAAGCAACACCCAAATTACTTTTTAAATATTTCATCTAGAAGGAAAAGgttcaaagagagagagagagtgtgtgtatAAGGAAGAGATTGTGGGGTAGAGCCAACCAAATCCTTTCAAACTGATATCAACAAactccaaaaaaatttaaaaagagagagaaatttgagataaaaaaaaatattgctaACATCAATACATGACAGTAATTTGTAAGGAAATAGTTTAAAAATAATGATAGTGCTAGGGTTCgattttaagaaatagtcagtgtttagtttacgaaatagttagTTTTTTGTTTAAGAAATATTCAGtgcttagtttacgaaatagtgatattactagtttacgaaatagtgataatactagTGTTTGGTTTGAAAAATAGTCAGTGcttagtttacaaaatagtgatagtactattaCTTGGTTTAATATACAGTCTATTGTGTtcggtttaagaaatagtcagtgtttagtttacgaaatagtaatAATactagtgttcagtttaagaaatagtcagtgttcagtttacgaaatagtcagtgttcagtttacgaaatagtcagtgtttagttcaAAAAGTAATGATAGtattagtgttccgtttaagatatagttagtgtttagtttaagaaatattgttcagtttaagaagtaGTCAATGTTCAGTTTGAAAAATAGTGTTCGGTTTAAGAAGTAGTCaatgttcaatttaagaaatagtgttcagtttaataaGTAGTCAATGttttgtttaagaaatagtcacaGTATCaatgttcataaaactaaataatgaaatttttctttatttttgattttgtaatattattacttaatttgttctaaaacaattgaaagaatagtcaaataaataaataataaaataaaaataaaatgtttatgGAGTGAGGTGAAAGGAGAGAGAAGAGTGGGGagaggtgaaaaaaaaaaaaagttgaagtgGATGGGTGAGGTGAAATGATGGAGACAAGTTCCAAAACCCATTAATTTTCTATGCTATTAGCTTATTTGAACATCCTTATCTTCCCCAACTATTTTAATCAACTCCATAAAGTTATAAGAACTCAGTATTATAAATTCGATCATGCAGAGAAGAAAGCCGAGGGGAAGCTTTAACGACATCGATGAATCGGCAGTAGTAAAGGCAGCTGCATGGGCATGGTTCGAGCACGTTTCGGTTTCCGACGGCGAGTCGATCATGCCGGAATTCGATTTAAGAAGGGCTTGTCACGCTGCTTATAAACCGTCCAGGTACAAGCTAGAAGCTATGGAAAATATAGCCAACATTAGCAGTAAAGAAAGTGTTACTGCATCTAATAAATCACTCCTTGATACATATGAAATTGAAAGTATATCTCGGAAATTGGATCAACTTATAGAATTTAGTGGGGACAGAAGCAAACTTCATAAGGGTTTTCTAGTTGGACACGTTCTTGGTATAAAGAACATGAAAGAGGGCGGGAGAGGTTCGGACTCTGATCTTGAATACAGAGATAAACGCTCTTTACCACTGAAGCTACAAGTCCCCGAAGAAGTTCGTCAACAAGAATGTGTGCCGCTCATGGATGGTAACACGAACGGGAGGAAGAAAAGGAACCAGAACGTTAGAGGAGGATTTTGGCATAGGCATGTGGCGATATGTGGCAGAAGTGAAGATGTTGTAAACACACAAGCTTTCGTGGTTCGTCATCGGCGGCCGGAAAAGGGATAAACTGTTCAGATATATAAACCTCCAGGGCGAAGAAGAAATTGCGCTCTTTTTAAGTTTTGAGAAAATAAATGAACGTAAGTGTAAAGTTCCATCACCGCTTTAGTTTGTAAGAAGTTTGGGAAAAATATGTGTATGAAGTTTCCATTTAACGTACAAGATTGACATTTAAGGGTGGCAATTTGTGAGGGTGAATAATGTTTGTGACTTTATCTTTGTGTTTGTGTCAAGATAGCTATTCCAAAATTCTAGTGAGACATGTCAAATGACACTAACTAAACATCCTTGAAACATTACTCGATAGATTAATTTCGCGATGGAAATAGCATACAAGATTAAACAAGGAAAGTGCAGTTACCATTTCCCTTTTCCAAAATACCCTTACTCTATTAGGGCACCAAGCCgcatagtgtttttttttttttttgtcaaacgatagattttgttatatTAGATGTTAAATTAGTCATTAACGGGATTTGAACCCACGCCATTATGTAAGGGCTCAACACCTTTCCGCCAAGTCGCATAGTTGAATACTTGATTTCTCTTCACAGCACTCGGTTGTGTTTTCTTCGGAAGGTGTGTAGAGTTTTTACTCAGGTGTACACACCACCACCTTCTGTTTGCCTGCCTTTATTGGCACTGTTGTCGGTGGATTTTCCACCGGCTTCTTTCTTTGACTGGTTGTGAATTTGGCTGCTTGCTACCGGTTCGGGGCATTGGTTTGTGCTGGCGTGGATGCTCTGCGGTGTTGGAGCACTGGTTTTCTTCACGCCTGGGGTTTTGGTTGGTCGACGTGCTGGACGGCTTGCGTTGGTGGTTTTCGACATTGCCGGTATCGGAGGGGCCAAAATTTGTTTTGGGCTCTTTTGTATGTACTGTTCAGGtccaatgttttgttttgtactTAAGTAGTTTGTGGACCtctttgtatgtttgtttggcCTTGCGCCCTGGAATATAATGaccagttttccaaaaaaaaaataataataatacaagaACAGAATAAAAGATGAGGCTTGCATTTGTCAAGAATTACATGTAAAATGACATTAAAACCAACCAGCCCTTTGAAAAATACGGTTCATAGATGACACTTATTCAACACAATGGGCAGAATGATGAGGAATTGGAGCAATTAACCACATCTTGGCACTTTTAATAGGGAAAATAGCAACGCAATACAATTTAAAGGACAAAGCTAATTCTAGTTTGTAGCTAAGGACACACAAGGATCTTTTAAACGGACCTGGCAAAACACATTTCCAGCGTCAATGAAAGACGGGACTTGGAACTGCACGGGTGTAGGTGCAGCGGTGTGTGCTCATGGCTTCAACAGAATGGTGGTTTCTGCAATCATAGAAGTGACAACATATGGATCCATGTTCGACGCAGGCCTCCTGTCCTCGAAATAGCCCTTGCCAGCTTGTTCTGTCTCTCTACCAACACGGATAGAAGCACCGCGGTTGGCAACACCCCATTTAAATGTGTTGATATCGGCAGTTTCATGCCTTCCTGTCAAACGGCGTTCATTGCCTTCTCCATAGGCAGCAATGTGCTCCTTGTGCCTGAGTCCCAACTTGTCAATTGCCTTCTTGATAACTTCATAGCCTCCATCTTCTCTCATGGACTTAGTGCTGGAACCATACCACATTACAAACGTCATCGAATAGGAAAACAATGCTAACCGTGACATAGTTTGATCAACAGACACAAATCCTTTACAACTAATCAGTGGCATTATACCTGTAGTTTGTGTGAGCACCAGCCCCGTTCCAATCACCCTGGATTGGCTTGGGATCAAAAGACAGAACCACCCCAGCAATCTCAGTGATCCTCTGTCAGCATTGAAACAAAACTTCATTGACCAACACCGTAGAGTAATACCAGCAATTTATTATACAACAAGTATGCTAAGTTACCTCCAAAATATAACGAGCAGCCCACAGTTCATCTCCAGCTGATATGCCGACAGAAGGGCCAACTTGAAACTCCCACTGCATTATATGATTATATTCAGAAATACTTTTAACATTTgggcagaagaagaaaaaggacatAGAAGAAAGGTCAAGAAAATATATGTTTGATTCTTTTACCTGGCCAGGCATCACTTCACCGTTTATTCCACTAATGTTAATGCCTGCATAGAGACAGGCCTTGTAGTGCGAGTCAACAATGTCTCGTCCGAAGGCCTTGTCTGCTCCAGCAGCACAATAGTATGGGCCCTGTTAAGCAATACACAACATAATCAGGTTATGTTTGTGTAAACAAAGTAGAACTACCATCACATAAGTATATATGTCCGGAGAATCCTTAAAAGTTAGCGATGACAAAGTCAGGCAACATGTAAGCATTACGTAAACTCATATGAGCATAAAATATGACAGAATGAATCTAAATCATCAGAAAATATAGCGCGTTCAATAACCTGAGGGCCTGGATAGCCACCAACGGGCCACCCAAGGGGCCATTGGACATCTTTCTGCAACAAGGTGTACTCCTGTTCAATTCCATACCAGGGTACTTCAGCAACAACATCAGGATGGCTGAAAATCTTTGCAGCAGCAGCCCTCTTGTTGGTTGGAATCGGTTCTCCACCAGGTGTGTAGGTATCGCATATCACCTAAGTCGAACATCATTGAGTAACATTGTTACTTTTTAAGGAAAGGCAATAATTAATAGCTCACAGCATGCCATATCTCAACAGAAATGAAAGGGGAAAAAACTAAGATACGAGATCATCGATAACTCACCAAAATGTTGTTGCCTCTCCTGAATGGATCCTTGAAAATGGCTTGAGGGCTGTTTCATTTCATTAAAAAGAACACATATCAAAACTGATAACCGTGATTAAACAATAAAACATAAAACCGTTAAAGAGAAAAATGGTaagaaaattataaaaagaGCTTACTATAAGATAACTTCACTATCTTCTCCAGGAGCTTGACCTGTGCTGGAACCATCATAATTCCACTTGGGGAGCTTTGATGGATCACTCACTGGTCCTGGCAGAGTCTTCATTCACacaaaaacatatattattattatcattattatttcaacaaattaattattaaCAAACCAAGATAACAATTAACCAATCAAGGACTCGTTTGGGactgcttttaaaataactgaaagcgctTTACAGAAAACggttttgggttccaaaagtaAGTGTCTGGGTTCCAAAAGTACTTGGAGTACCTGGGTTCCAAAAGTACTTGGAGTACCTGGTGCTCAATTGcgtttttactaaagattggttaCAAATATATTTTCACctcgctttcagtcattttaaaagtacttcccaAACGAGTATCAAGATAACAAGatcaaagagaaggagaaaattAATTACCCTTGCTTTGCTTCTGATATCCATTCCAGATCCACCAATCCTGTTCCAGTAGATCAGAGTTATAACATTGGAATTAGAttttaaaatatcattaaaaaccATTAAGCAAAGTAATCAAAGTAGATAAATCCCAACTAGTAACATGATTAAGTTGTGATTAAcagaaaagaaaataccaatcATCAAGCAAAGATCCATCACCAAAATAGAAGGACAGTGATACCGACAGAAAAGATATACCTGATCTACGAATCTTAAGACAACAAAATAACGGCTCGGCTCGTTAAAacacaactaatccccatttttttggaATTACCTTAAGGGATTGTAgatgtatatatacacatatatatacatatatatgaacTAACAGTCGGTCAATTTTAGCAAAAGTATAAACCTTGGAATTTCGGCAACCGAATTAAACAAGACCAAagcaaacaagaaaaaaaaaacaatttatcccaagtagaaaacaagaaatttaaaagaaaaagcaaagtaAACGAACCCCATCGGATTTCAAAGAATCCATTACTGGAAATGGTCAACAGCACAAAATTaaagaacacacaaaaaaaaggaaagacaaATACTTTTATAAACATTTGACCAGCCCCAAGCGGTCGATCACAAGATCAAAACACAAAAGCAAAGCCAACCCATTAACCTAATCACCAAAACAAGAAAACCCATTTGCGTACGTATCAAAATACGTACAAATACGCACAGATACGTATACCATCACCATGTTCCAGGTCTGGAAAACCAGAGGATTAGGAAAGTAAGAGGATGAGGGGCTGACCATATGTACTCTGCGATGATCTTCTTAGTAGAGCCTGAGAGATCAAGGTTGATGAGATCTGTGAGCAGCGACATAGTTCCGGAGAAACACAGAGACTTGGAAACGAAGACTTTCTCTCACCCCTCTCTCTTTATCCTCTCAGTGAATGACTGTATACAGAGAGACGTAAACGGGAGGGGGTGGGTGTGCTTCTTTTATAGTACAGTCTCCTGGTGCTGTGAACGTATAAGAAATCTTAaattatcaaaaattaaaattaaaatttaaaattataaaaagcggaaaaa belongs to Malus sylvestris chromosome 17, drMalSylv7.2, whole genome shotgun sequence and includes:
- the LOC126610342 gene encoding uncharacterized protein LOC126610342 — protein: MQRRKPRGSFNDIDESAVVKAAAWAWFEHVSVSDGESIMPEFDLRRACHAAYKPSRYKLEAMENIANISSKESVTASNKSLLDTYEIESISRKLDQLIEFSGDRSKLHKGFLVGHVLGIKNMKEGGRGSDSDLEYRDKRSLPLKLQVPEEVRQQECVPLMDGNTNGRKKRNQNVRGGFWHRHVAICGRSEDVVNTQAFVVRHRRPEKG
- the LOC126610341 gene encoding glutamine synthetase cytosolic isozyme, whose protein sequence is MSLLTDLINLDLSGSTKKIIAEYIWIGGSGMDIRSKARTLPGPVSDPSKLPKWNYDGSSTGQAPGEDSEVILYPQAIFKDPFRRGNNILVICDTYTPGGEPIPTNKRAAAAKIFSHPDVVAEVPWYGIEQEYTLLQKDVQWPLGWPVGGYPGPQGPYYCAAGADKAFGRDIVDSHYKACLYAGINISGINGEVMPGQWEFQVGPSVGISAGDELWAARYILERITEIAGVVLSFDPKPIQGDWNGAGAHTNYSTKSMREDGGYEVIKKAIDKLGLRHKEHIAAYGEGNERRLTGRHETADINTFKWGVANRGASIRVGRETEQAGKGYFEDRRPASNMDPYVVTSMIAETTILLKP